In a single window of the Leopardus geoffroyi isolate Oge1 chromosome D2, O.geoffroyi_Oge1_pat1.0, whole genome shotgun sequence genome:
- the INA gene encoding alpha-internexin — protein MSFGSEHYLCASSYRKVFGDGSRLSSRLSSAGGAGSFRSQSLSRCNVASSAACSSASSLGLGLAYRRAPASDGLDLSQAAARTNEYKIIRTNEKEQLQGLNDRFAVFIEKVHQLETQNRALEAELAALRQRHAEPSRVGELFQRELRDLRAQLEEASSARAQALLERDGLAEEVQRLRARCEEESRGREGAERALKAQQRDVDGATLARLDLEKKVESLLDELAFVRQVHDEEVAELLATLQASSQAAAEVDVAVAKPDLSSALREIRAQYESLAAKNLQSAEEWYKSKFANLNEQAARSTEAIRASREEIHEYRRQLQARTIEIEGLRGANESLERQILELEERHSAEVASYQDSIGQLENDLRNTKSEMARHLREYQDLLNVKMALDIEIAAYRKLLEGEETRFSTSGLSISGLNPPPNPGYLLPPRILSSTTSKVSSTGLSLKKEEEEEEEASKVASKKTSQIGESFEEILEETVISTKKTEKLNIEESTTSSQKI, from the exons ATGAGCTTCGGCTCGGAGCACTACCTGTGCGCCTCCTCCTACCGCAAGGTGTTTGGAGATGGCTCTCGCCTATCCTCGCGCCTCTCCAGCGCCGGTGGCGCGGGTAGCTTCCGCTCGCAGTCGCTGTCCCGCTGCAATGTCGCCTCCTCGGCCGCCTGCTCCTCGGCCTCGTCGCTCGGCCTGGGCCTAGCCTACCGCCGGGCCCCGGCATCCGACGGGCTGGACCTGAGTCAGGCGGCGGCACGCACCAATGAGTACAAGATTATCCGCACCAACGAGAAGGAGCAGCTGCAGGGCCTCAACGACCGCTTCGCTGTGTTCATCGAGAAGGTGCACCAGCTGGAGACGCAGAACCGCGCGCTCGAGGCCGAACTGGCCGCGCTGCGACAGCGCCACGCTGAGCCGTCGCGCGTCGGCGAGCTCTTCCAGCGCGAGCTGCGCGACCTGCGCGCGCAGCTGGAGGAGGCGAGCTCGGCGCGCGCGCAGGCCCTGCTGGAGCGCGACGGGCTGGCCGAGGAGGTGCAGCGGCTTCGGGCGCGCTGCGAGGAAGAGAGCCGAGGGCGCGAAGGCGCGGAGCGCGCCCTGAAGGCGCAGCAGCGCGACGTGGACGGCGCCACGCTGGCCCGCCTGGACCTGGAGAAGAAGGTGGAGTCGCTGCTGGACGAGCTGGCCTTCGTGCGCCAGGTGCACGACGAGGAGGTGGCCGAGCTGCTGGCCACGCTGCAGGCGTCGTCGCAGGCCGCGGCCGAGGTGGACGTGGCTGTGGCCAAACCAGACCTGAGTTCGGCGTTGAGGGAGATCCGCGCCCAGTATGAGTCCCTGGCTGCCAAGAACCTCCAGTCAGCTGAGGAGTGGTACAAGTCCAAGTTTGCCAACCTGAATGAGCAGGCAGCGCGCAGCACCGAGGCCATCCGGGCAAGCCGTGAGGAGATTCACGAGTACCGGCGCCAGCTGCAGGCCCGCACCATCGAGATTGAGGGGCTGCGTGGGGCCAATGAGTCCCTGGAGAGGCAGATCCTGGAGCTGGAGGAGCGGCACAGTGCAGAGGTGGCTAGCTACCAG GATAGCATCGGGCAGCTGGAGAATGATCTGAGGAACACCAAGAGTGAGATGGCTCGCCACCTTCGGGAATACCAGGACTTGCTCAATGTCAAAATGGCTCTTGATATTGAGATTGCCGCTTACAG GAAACTGCTGGAAGGCGAAGAGACACGTTTTAGCACCAGTGGATTAAGCATTTCAGGGCTGAATCCACCTCCCAATCCAGGTTATCTGCTCCCACCTAGAATCCTCAGTTCTACAACCTCCAAAGTCTCATCCACTGGGCTGTCTCttaagaaagaggaggaggaggaggaagaggcttcTAAGGTGGCCTCTAAGAAAACCTCCCAGATAGGAGAAAGTTTTGAAGAAATACTGGAGGAGACGGTCATATCTACTAAGAAAACCGAGAAATTGAATATAGAAGAAAGTACCACTTCAAGCCaaaaaatttaa